A region of Granulicella aggregans DNA encodes the following proteins:
- a CDS encoding cytochrome C assembly family protein: MSLLWLKVAVLLYGVAALAVLPAALYDRPRWRHVAIPLTIAAALFHFVSLAEMLYAAHHSRPVETHELQSLLALMLVAGFLVVYLRYRTVALGIFVLPIAFLLSVLAAFRPGQEELLPLRTGWIFLHIALLLAAYAALFVSLLASLLYLIQERRLKSKAPTIPWLPPLETTDQIALKSLLFGLPCMTGGLLIGSLVAQQTVGASYFLDPKILLAFAMWVAYCAMIFIRRHSGLRGRRAVYLSSFVFLVVITVWAANQFSAVHRFSAP; encoded by the coding sequence ATGTCTCTTCTCTGGCTCAAAGTCGCGGTTCTCTTGTACGGCGTTGCAGCGCTTGCGGTGCTGCCCGCCGCGCTCTACGACCGGCCGCGCTGGCGCCACGTTGCGATCCCGCTGACGATCGCGGCCGCCTTGTTCCACTTCGTCTCGCTCGCCGAGATGCTCTACGCTGCCCACCATAGTCGGCCGGTGGAGACGCACGAACTCCAGTCCCTGCTGGCGCTGATGCTGGTCGCTGGATTTCTGGTCGTCTATCTGCGATACCGCACCGTTGCGCTGGGAATCTTTGTTCTGCCGATAGCGTTTCTGCTCAGCGTCCTCGCGGCATTTCGGCCCGGGCAGGAGGAACTGCTACCGCTCCGCACAGGTTGGATCTTCTTGCATATTGCTTTGCTGCTTGCGGCTTACGCGGCGCTCTTTGTCAGCCTCCTCGCTTCCCTGCTCTATCTCATACAGGAGCGCCGGTTGAAGTCCAAGGCCCCGACCATACCGTGGCTTCCACCGCTCGAAACGACAGACCAGATAGCTCTGAAGAGCCTTCTCTTCGGCCTGCCGTGCATGACCGGCGGGTTGCTCATCGGCTCTCTCGTCGCCCAGCAGACGGTAGGCGCAAGCTACTTTCTTGACCCAAAGATCCTGCTCGCCTTCGCTATGTGGGTCGCCTACTGCGCGATGATCTTCATCCGGCGGCACTCCGGTTTGCGTGGCCGCCGGGCGGTCTATCTGTCGAGCTTCGTCTTTCTTGTCGTCATTACCGTCTGGGCCGCGAACCAGTTCTCCGCCGTCCACAGGTTCTCCGCCCCATGA
- the hemA gene encoding glutamyl-tRNA reductase: MSQILDNMDSKGTAVDAAERPATRSLVLLGINHNTAPIEVRERLSVPLTRLADATRSLLHQPGVREGLILSTCNRIELLTSQESLPSAPDLPRFLEEYFSVPAALLAPHLYEYREREAVRHLFRVASSLDSMVVGEPQILGQVKESYGVARQVGAVSSSLEGLLQRAFTVAKKVRSETEIGSSSVSIASVAVDLARKIFGTLQGKTVLLVGAGKMSSLAARHLIQQGASNILVANRTQERAEALAVEFLGTSASTAVLPFDQLYSHADRADIVITSTGSDQKIFNRSHGQHFLERRRHRPMFFIDIAVPRDVDPAMNQVEGCFVYDIDDLQQVAQSNLADRGREAEAAESIVAREVDRYQQRVQSLDAVPAILSLQQNAEAVRAAELAKSAKRLAGLTPEQQAAVEALTRSLTAKLLHPQIVAIRRASTETDED; the protein is encoded by the coding sequence ATGAGCCAGATATTGGACAACATGGATTCGAAAGGAACGGCGGTGGACGCTGCTGAGAGGCCAGCGACGCGTTCTCTTGTGCTGCTCGGCATCAATCACAATACCGCGCCGATTGAGGTGCGCGAACGTCTGTCGGTTCCTCTGACGCGGCTTGCCGACGCCACGCGATCCCTGCTTCATCAGCCCGGCGTTCGCGAGGGATTGATCCTCTCGACCTGCAATCGGATCGAGTTGCTCACCAGTCAGGAATCGCTGCCGTCCGCACCCGATCTTCCGCGGTTTCTTGAGGAATATTTTTCCGTGCCTGCGGCTCTGCTTGCCCCGCACCTGTACGAATACCGCGAGCGCGAGGCTGTCCGGCATCTCTTCCGCGTCGCCAGTTCGCTGGACTCGATGGTGGTTGGCGAACCGCAGATCCTGGGCCAGGTGAAGGAGTCATATGGTGTCGCCCGCCAGGTGGGCGCTGTGAGCTCTTCGCTCGAAGGGCTGTTGCAACGGGCGTTTACGGTTGCCAAGAAGGTGCGGAGCGAGACTGAGATTGGATCCTCAAGTGTCTCGATCGCTTCCGTTGCGGTCGATCTTGCGCGGAAGATCTTCGGCACGCTGCAGGGAAAGACCGTGCTCCTGGTCGGCGCGGGGAAGATGTCTTCGCTTGCAGCGCGGCACCTCATCCAGCAGGGCGCGTCAAATATCCTCGTAGCCAACCGCACGCAGGAACGCGCGGAGGCACTTGCGGTCGAGTTCCTTGGCACATCAGCCTCTACCGCCGTGTTGCCCTTCGACCAGCTCTACTCCCATGCGGATCGGGCGGACATCGTCATCACATCTACCGGCTCCGATCAGAAGATCTTCAACCGCTCGCATGGTCAGCACTTCCTCGAGCGCCGCCGCCACCGGCCAATGTTCTTTATCGACATTGCTGTACCACGCGACGTCGACCCTGCTATGAACCAGGTCGAAGGCTGTTTCGTCTACGATATCGACGACCTGCAGCAGGTCGCGCAGTCGAACCTTGCGGATCGCGGGCGCGAGGCAGAGGCGGCCGAGTCCATCGTTGCGAGAGAGGTCGATCGCTACCAGCAACGAGTGCAGTCCCTGGATGCCGTCCCCGCTATCCTGAGCCTGCAGCAAAACGCCGAAGCAGTCCGAGCGGCGGAGCTTGCGAAGTCAGCCAAGCGTCTGGCCGGCCTCACTCCCGAGCAGCAAGCCGCAGTCGAGGCGCTGACACGCTCTCTGACCGCCAAGCTTTTGCATCCGCAGATCGTCGCCATCCGCCGCGCCAGTACAGAGACGGACGAAGATTAG
- the mutS gene encoding DNA mismatch repair protein MutS, giving the protein MDAASLTPVMRQYFAAKQQYPDCLMFCRIGDFYELFYDDAILVARELQLTLTARDREKKQPMCGVPYHAAEIYLQRLLRKGYRIALCEQMEDPKTVKTIVRREVTRVLTPGTSLDPSLGPEQSNYLASIAVNGTGVNAKAGLALLDLSTGEFRATEFSGASSWTAAMDELGRIRPVELIHALGLFGPGSGGLLNAKNGNAESSEDSAGLEYIRTRTPVEEWVFTGDYALPLLTGHLHVHSLDGIGMGGHDSAAIASGALIHYMRATKQGALEHIDGIRYYERSTCLELDSVSVRNLELVEPLFSGESVQTTLFHTLDACCTPMGKRLLRATLLRPSNELAEINARLDSVSEAATDLRKRENLRRSMDGVLDLERLLGRVALDSAGPREVMSLAATLGCLPGVALANRSFESARWRELAAALDPLEDLHYAIVKTLADEPPITFADGGVIRAGVDAELDELRELSRSGRQALIAIEERERQRTGIGSLKVRFNSVFGYYLEVTKANAKSVPADYERKQTLVNAERFTTPELKDYETKILTAQERSGEIERRIFAELRAELLVNAGRIRETARRIAEIDMLGCFAHLAALRGWTRPLIEDSGVLEFVQARHPVVERRMEESGSGRFVPNSVHLDADAGPAVLLITGPNMGGKSTYLRQTALLVIMAQCGCFVPAERMKLGLVDRIYTRIGASDNVARGRSTFMVEMTETAAILNTATARSLVLLDEMGRGTATYDGLSLAWATVEHLHDRIGARTLFATHYHELTLLSEQLARLRNLRVTVKETPSGIVFLHSVEAGPASKSYGIEVAKLAGLPAAVISRARDVLKVHERVESSALRPAQAKEQMQMTMFTPLSQRIVDRLGEVDVDEMTPREALNLLADLQRELKA; this is encoded by the coding sequence ATGGACGCGGCCTCCCTTACGCCGGTGATGCGGCAGTACTTTGCCGCGAAGCAGCAGTATCCGGACTGCCTGATGTTCTGCAGGATCGGTGACTTCTACGAGCTTTTCTACGACGATGCCATCCTCGTCGCGCGCGAACTCCAGCTCACGCTGACGGCACGCGATCGAGAGAAGAAGCAACCCATGTGCGGCGTTCCTTATCACGCTGCGGAGATCTATCTGCAACGCCTGCTGCGCAAGGGCTACCGCATCGCGCTTTGCGAGCAGATGGAGGACCCCAAGACGGTCAAGACCATCGTCCGGCGCGAGGTCACGCGCGTCCTGACGCCGGGAACGTCGCTCGATCCGTCGCTCGGCCCGGAGCAGAGCAACTACCTGGCTAGTATTGCGGTGAATGGCACTGGCGTCAATGCAAAGGCCGGCCTTGCCTTGCTGGACTTGTCCACAGGTGAGTTCCGCGCGACAGAGTTCAGCGGCGCATCCTCATGGACAGCGGCGATGGACGAACTTGGCCGCATCCGGCCTGTTGAGTTGATCCACGCTCTTGGCTTATTCGGGCCCGGTTCAGGCGGACTTCTCAATGCGAAGAATGGCAACGCTGAATCATCCGAAGACAGCGCCGGACTTGAGTACATTCGCACCCGAACGCCGGTCGAAGAGTGGGTGTTCACCGGAGACTACGCCCTTCCTCTTTTGACCGGGCACCTGCACGTTCACTCGCTCGACGGCATCGGCATGGGCGGCCATGACAGCGCCGCTATCGCCTCCGGTGCTTTGATTCACTACATGCGGGCCACGAAGCAGGGCGCGCTCGAACACATCGACGGCATTCGATACTACGAGCGATCCACTTGCCTCGAGCTCGACTCCGTAAGCGTGCGCAATCTCGAGCTCGTCGAGCCGCTCTTCTCCGGGGAGTCCGTGCAGACGACGCTGTTCCACACGCTCGACGCATGCTGTACGCCGATGGGCAAGCGCCTGCTGCGGGCTACGTTGCTTCGGCCATCGAACGAACTGGCGGAGATCAACGCTCGCCTTGACTCCGTTTCGGAAGCAGCAACGGATCTACGCAAGCGCGAGAATCTGAGGCGTTCGATGGATGGCGTCCTCGACCTGGAACGTTTGCTGGGCCGTGTTGCGCTTGACTCTGCTGGCCCGCGCGAGGTGATGTCGCTGGCGGCGACGCTCGGCTGCCTGCCGGGCGTGGCGCTTGCGAATAGGTCTTTTGAGTCAGCCCGGTGGCGAGAACTCGCTGCGGCACTGGATCCGCTTGAAGACCTGCACTATGCCATCGTGAAGACTCTTGCAGATGAGCCGCCGATTACATTCGCGGACGGGGGCGTCATTCGCGCGGGTGTCGATGCGGAGCTCGATGAACTTCGCGAGCTGAGCCGCAGCGGAAGGCAGGCTCTGATTGCCATCGAGGAGCGCGAACGTCAGCGCACCGGGATCGGCTCACTGAAAGTCCGGTTTAACAGTGTCTTCGGCTACTACCTTGAAGTGACCAAGGCCAATGCAAAGTCTGTGCCCGCGGACTACGAGCGCAAGCAGACACTGGTAAATGCGGAGCGATTCACGACGCCCGAGCTGAAGGACTACGAGACGAAGATCCTCACCGCGCAGGAGCGCTCGGGGGAGATTGAACGCCGTATCTTCGCAGAGCTTCGGGCGGAGCTACTGGTTAATGCAGGCCGCATTCGCGAGACGGCGCGCCGCATCGCCGAGATCGATATGCTCGGCTGCTTTGCTCACCTCGCCGCGCTGCGTGGATGGACACGTCCGCTGATCGAAGACTCGGGAGTGCTTGAATTCGTACAGGCTCGACACCCTGTGGTTGAGCGGCGCATGGAAGAGTCGGGCAGCGGCCGATTCGTTCCGAACTCGGTGCATCTCGATGCCGATGCCGGGCCGGCTGTGTTACTTATCACTGGACCTAACATGGGTGGTAAAAGCACGTATCTGCGACAGACAGCTCTGCTTGTCATCATGGCGCAGTGTGGCTGTTTTGTGCCTGCGGAGCGTATGAAGCTCGGCCTTGTCGATCGCATCTACACTCGGATCGGTGCCAGCGATAACGTTGCGCGCGGTCGCTCGACGTTCATGGTCGAGATGACTGAGACCGCTGCGATCCTCAACACCGCGACTGCACGTTCGCTCGTGCTGCTCGACGAGATGGGACGCGGCACGGCAACCTACGATGGTCTTTCTCTGGCATGGGCAACAGTGGAGCATCTGCACGATCGAATTGGCGCGCGAACACTCTTCGCCACGCACTATCACGAATTGACCCTGCTCTCTGAGCAACTGGCGCGGCTCAGAAATCTGCGGGTCACTGTCAAAGAGACGCCTTCGGGGATCGTCTTCCTGCACAGTGTTGAAGCGGGACCGGCGAGCAAGAGCTACGGCATCGAGGTCGCGAAGCTGGCCGGGCTGCCTGCCGCGGTCATCTCTCGGGCGCGCGATGTGTTGAAGGTCCACGAGCGCGTCGAAAGCTCCGCGCTTCGACCAGCGCAAGCAAAAGAACAGATGCAGATGACGATGTTCACTCCGCTCTCGCAGCGCATCGTCGACCGCCTCGGAGAGGTGGACGTCGACGAGATGACACCGCGTGAGGCCCTCAATCTGCTCGCCGATCTGCAGCGGGAGTTGAAGGCATGA
- a CDS encoding anhydro-N-acetylmuramic acid kinase — protein sequence MIVAGVMSGTSADGVDVAICRIATPAKPGGTPRIKLLHHAGFPYPKAVRAAVLAAMNAESISVAEMSRLNWRLGEVYADAIERASAEAGLKLDLAACHGQTIYHQAVAQTYLGKPVRATWQIGEASVLAERLRVPVVSDFRPADLAAGGQGAPLVPMLDYTLFRDAKKSRVLLNLGGIANLTAIPAGASIDRVMAFDTGPANMVVDAAMLRLFGKKFDANGTIANRGTVLQDVVDAVLKEKFFLTAPPKSCGREEFGSSFASRLIEVCQAEAGSDKDIVATATALTVQSILSAYRTFVWPHLGQSAPLAETEVIVAGGGVKNKTMMRLLATEFMALGVQVSPMDDLGVPAQAKEAVAFALLGWLTWHRLPGNVKSATGAAREVILGKVTHP from the coding sequence ATGATCGTTGCTGGCGTGATGAGCGGAACCTCGGCTGACGGAGTGGATGTTGCGATCTGCCGCATCGCGACTCCTGCAAAGCCGGGCGGCACACCGAGGATCAAGCTGCTTCATCATGCGGGATTTCCTTATCCGAAGGCAGTACGCGCTGCCGTTCTTGCTGCAATGAATGCTGAGTCGATATCTGTTGCGGAGATGAGCCGTTTAAACTGGCGGCTGGGCGAGGTCTATGCGGATGCGATCGAGAGGGCGAGTGCAGAGGCCGGTTTGAAGCTCGATCTCGCAGCCTGCCATGGGCAGACGATCTACCACCAGGCTGTGGCGCAGACGTATCTTGGCAAACCAGTCCGCGCGACATGGCAGATCGGCGAAGCGAGTGTACTCGCAGAACGCCTGCGGGTTCCTGTCGTGAGTGACTTCCGCCCTGCGGACTTAGCTGCTGGTGGCCAGGGCGCGCCGCTGGTGCCGATGCTCGACTACACGCTGTTTCGTGATGCGAAGAAGAGCCGCGTACTGCTCAATCTCGGCGGAATCGCGAACCTCACCGCGATTCCCGCAGGTGCGTCCATCGATCGTGTGATGGCCTTCGACACCGGGCCGGCAAACATGGTCGTTGACGCCGCCATGCTTCGTCTGTTCGGTAAGAAGTTCGACGCCAATGGGACGATCGCGAATCGTGGCACAGTCCTGCAGGACGTCGTTGATGCTGTTTTGAAGGAGAAGTTCTTTTTGACCGCCCCGCCGAAGTCCTGCGGTCGAGAGGAGTTTGGCAGCAGCTTCGCATCGCGCTTGATCGAGGTTTGCCAAGCGGAGGCAGGTTCGGATAAGGACATCGTCGCGACGGCGACCGCGCTCACCGTGCAGTCCATTCTCTCTGCTTACCGGACCTTCGTATGGCCGCACCTCGGGCAGAGCGCACCCCTCGCGGAGACGGAGGTTATCGTTGCGGGGGGCGGGGTAAAGAACAAGACCATGATGCGCCTGCTCGCTACGGAGTTCATGGCACTGGGTGTGCAGGTAAGTCCGATGGACGACCTTGGCGTTCCCGCGCAGGCAAAGGAAGCTGTAGCCTTCGCTTTGCTCGGGTGGCTTACATGGCATCGTCTGCCCGGCAATGTGAAGTCAGCTACCGGAGCCGCTCGCGAAGTGATCCTCGGCAAGGTCACACACCCTTGA
- a CDS encoding ABC transporter substrate-binding protein has protein sequence MMIESSPNNLDLRVGTDAQSERIGALVFDALVKKDDHYNLQPWLATSWEQPDPVTWIFHLRDGVTFHDGRALSAEDVVWTIESLIDPAHGHLITSKSGNFAAVASAEAKDRLTVVVHLKHPDAELLFNMSDGLFGVVPNGSGSDFGLHPIGTGPFRFISSVQDKEVLVERNPGYWAGSPKIERVRFAVVPDAITTALELQKGSRDMESNAITLDMVHALRNERSLATETGPSSVVVYMNFNVQDPILRDRRVRQAIACAIDRQAIVDAIWRGKARLANSLLPPEHWARAADSEMASYPHDIGRAQKLLGDAGFPARKDGVRLHLTLKTSTDETTRLLAAILQQQLRPAGIDLQIRSAEFGTFYSDVTKGAFQIYALRWIGSNEDPDIFRYAYGSASVPPKGGNRGRYANPKLDDLLKSAAASSDQSERRRDYVEAQQILAEDLPGIPLWYPDNEVIHNLRVNGIRPVGAGGFDYLRFASLRTSP, from the coding sequence ATGATGATCGAGAGCAGCCCCAACAATCTCGATCTTCGCGTTGGCACGGATGCGCAGTCTGAGCGCATCGGCGCTCTCGTCTTTGATGCCCTCGTCAAAAAGGACGACCACTACAATCTGCAGCCTTGGCTCGCCACAAGCTGGGAGCAGCCCGATCCCGTCACCTGGATCTTTCATCTCCGTGATGGAGTCACTTTTCACGATGGGCGCGCTCTCTCAGCCGAGGATGTCGTTTGGACCATCGAGAGTCTGATCGATCCTGCCCACGGGCACCTGATCACTTCGAAGAGCGGTAACTTCGCCGCGGTTGCAAGCGCCGAAGCGAAAGACCGGCTCACTGTCGTCGTCCACTTGAAGCACCCGGACGCAGAACTTCTCTTCAATATGAGTGACGGCCTCTTCGGGGTCGTGCCCAATGGCTCGGGGAGCGACTTTGGCCTGCATCCTATCGGGACCGGGCCTTTCCGCTTCATCTCCAGCGTGCAGGATAAGGAGGTGCTGGTTGAGCGCAACCCCGGCTACTGGGCGGGATCGCCGAAGATCGAGAGAGTCCGCTTTGCTGTAGTGCCTGACGCGATCACCACGGCGCTCGAACTGCAGAAGGGTTCGCGCGACATGGAGAGCAACGCCATTACGCTCGACATGGTCCACGCTCTGCGTAACGAGCGGAGCCTCGCCACAGAGACGGGGCCAAGCTCAGTCGTGGTCTACATGAACTTCAACGTTCAGGACCCCATTCTTCGCGACCGGCGCGTTCGCCAGGCCATTGCCTGCGCCATTGACCGCCAGGCTATCGTGGATGCCATCTGGCGCGGCAAGGCAAGGCTGGCGAACTCGCTGCTTCCTCCTGAGCACTGGGCGCGTGCTGCTGACTCCGAGATGGCGAGCTATCCCCATGACATCGGGCGGGCGCAGAAGTTGCTTGGCGATGCCGGCTTCCCTGCCAGGAAAGATGGAGTTCGCCTACATCTCACTCTCAAGACAAGTACAGACGAGACCACGCGTCTGCTTGCAGCGATCCTTCAGCAACAACTTCGTCCCGCAGGGATCGACCTCCAGATACGCTCCGCGGAGTTTGGTACGTTCTATTCCGACGTCACCAAGGGCGCGTTCCAGATCTACGCTCTGCGCTGGATTGGCAGCAATGAAGATCCCGACATCTTTCGCTATGCTTACGGCTCCGCGAGCGTTCCTCCCAAGGGCGGGAACCGGGGTCGATACGCAAACCCGAAGTTGGACGATCTGTTGAAGAGTGCCGCGGCATCCTCCGATCAGTCTGAGCGGCGAAGAGACTACGTTGAGGCTCAGCAGATTCTTGCTGAAGACCTGCCTGGAATTCCCCTCTGGTATCCGGACAACGAGGTCATTCATAACCTGCGGGTGAATGGCATAAGGCCGGTCGGTGCAGGAGGCTTTGACTATCTTCGATTCGCATCCTTGCGCACTTCGCCGTGA
- a CDS encoding glycosyltransferase family 4 protein, producing the protein MRVLWISDSPDTPSGFGNVTRFICGGLASRGHHVSILGWQTLQQQEWNGCQVYPASVGLGSRSLFPFLVRHRPEIVIALADVWWLPYFSAPHIRRQMLLTDTPWALYFPIDGCLKEEKLPASWVQLLGAVDIPIAMSEFGRDTAQRSGIDCKYIPHGVDSGIFYPPVDRERAKEEVDAAGKFLILSDSRNQPRKMLPRLLDIFAKFAQGRPDALLHLHTDPDDEFTKSGLYSYDVRADLRHLGIESQVRFSSGHVMSRGGGLPLEELARYYRAADVHLLASSGEGFGLPTLQAAAAGAVPMAGAYSASLELVSGHGEAVAISDWSENEFGIRRALIDIDDAVTRLARLYDDRELLAERSRLSAEFALPYNWNLVLDQWDDLLRSTAAAKRRISRVPVAKAMDATLASRFAPQVPSGSVTVNVVEHQFGRLEAGLVSDTKGHLSDVRIPSVQESCVVNRLKVIRTAGYIGVASGDLELFYRLKAIFPMIQGWVPLASGETLDISGFPSLQASEKDSQTIAKIAVDSPWRGRYDLSQSVLLFNMCAELKDELLIEAALFGVVCIGSPGSEAQKMLWPELALSSQEEALQTARRLLTNNALLRRVSVRAREVCVKRYGPDEARLADSLRELHASHSGVSSN; encoded by the coding sequence ATGCGCGTGCTCTGGATCTCGGATAGTCCGGATACGCCCTCGGGCTTCGGCAATGTAACCCGCTTCATCTGCGGGGGCCTTGCCAGCCGGGGACATCACGTCAGCATCCTTGGCTGGCAGACTCTGCAACAGCAGGAATGGAACGGGTGCCAGGTCTATCCCGCTTCCGTCGGTCTGGGCAGCCGATCGCTATTTCCCTTCCTCGTGAGGCATCGTCCAGAGATTGTGATCGCTTTGGCCGACGTATGGTGGTTGCCCTATTTCTCAGCTCCGCATATACGGCGGCAGATGCTGCTGACCGATACTCCGTGGGCCCTCTATTTCCCGATCGATGGCTGCCTGAAAGAAGAAAAACTTCCTGCGAGCTGGGTGCAGCTGCTTGGGGCGGTCGACATACCCATTGCGATGAGTGAGTTTGGGCGGGACACCGCGCAGCGAAGCGGGATCGATTGCAAGTACATTCCTCATGGCGTAGACAGTGGAATCTTCTATCCTCCAGTTGACCGGGAGCGTGCCAAGGAAGAGGTGGACGCTGCGGGTAAGTTTCTGATCCTGTCCGATAGCCGGAACCAGCCGCGCAAGATGCTGCCCCGCCTGTTGGACATCTTTGCGAAGTTCGCCCAGGGGCGGCCTGACGCACTGCTGCATCTGCACACCGACCCTGACGACGAGTTCACCAAGTCGGGACTTTACTCTTACGACGTGCGAGCCGATCTTCGACATCTGGGAATCGAGTCCCAGGTCAGATTTAGTTCTGGCCATGTGATGAGTCGCGGCGGAGGTCTGCCGCTCGAGGAGCTTGCTCGCTACTATCGCGCCGCGGACGTCCATCTGCTGGCTTCCAGCGGAGAGGGCTTCGGGTTGCCGACTTTACAGGCAGCCGCAGCCGGAGCTGTGCCCATGGCAGGCGCTTACAGCGCAAGCCTTGAGTTAGTGAGTGGACATGGCGAAGCGGTCGCGATCAGTGACTGGAGCGAGAATGAATTCGGAATACGTCGTGCGCTGATCGACATAGACGATGCCGTGACCCGACTTGCCAGGTTGTATGACGATCGCGAGCTTTTAGCGGAGCGTTCCCGGCTGTCTGCTGAATTCGCTCTGCCTTACAACTGGAACCTGGTGCTCGATCAGTGGGATGACCTCTTGCGATCAACCGCGGCCGCAAAACGACGTATCTCCAGGGTTCCTGTGGCAAAGGCAATGGATGCCACGCTGGCGTCGAGATTTGCGCCGCAGGTGCCGAGTGGGTCGGTTACGGTCAACGTTGTGGAGCATCAATTCGGCAGGCTGGAAGCCGGTTTAGTGTCCGATACCAAGGGGCACCTCTCCGATGTACGCATTCCTTCGGTGCAGGAGAGTTGCGTAGTTAATCGCCTCAAGGTAATTCGCACTGCTGGATATATTGGCGTTGCTTCCGGCGACCTGGAGCTTTTTTATCGCTTGAAAGCGATCTTCCCGATGATCCAGGGATGGGTGCCGCTGGCCTCTGGCGAAACCCTTGATATATCCGGCTTTCCGAGTCTACAAGCTAGCGAAAAAGATTCTCAGACCATTGCAAAAATTGCTGTTGACAGCCCCTGGAGGGGACGCTACGATCTTTCGCAATCAGTGCTCCTGTTCAACATGTGCGCTGAACTAAAGGATGAGCTACTCATCGAGGCAGCTTTATTCGGTGTGGTGTGCATCGGTTCCCCCGGGTCAGAAGCGCAGAAAATGTTGTGGCCTGAGCTCGCTCTGAGCAGCCAGGAAGAAGCTCTCCAAACAGCTCGAAGACTGTTGACGAACAATGCTTTACTGCGGAGGGTTTCGGTACGCGCTCGCGAGGTTTGCGTGAAGCGTTATGGGCCTGATGAGGCGAGGTTGGCAGACTCACTTCGCGAGTTGCATGCTTCGCACTCGGGAGTGTCCAGTAACTGA
- a CDS encoding PspA/IM30 family protein, protein MDGNNDPETSQQEQPDNKEQSPQTEDATFAPVAGSPVLKLDPVLNLPIRPIFPPILLQIFPSISSISPTGAIVGTSDLTLNVFGSNFGTNSTVLWNQVPLTTTVISGTQLSAVIPASDMAVAISATVTVSVVVTAGQAPRVSNGVSFNVIVDISAIISQLQAISAIPAALLTELQTYVTIQQGQVDQLTAQVSTDQTTTAGLNSQIAGLQTSVTQQQAQIATLTAQVNAAQAQTASPLDVAQSFKSVLDTIQQNAQAAGGVQTTVSNMNIAIKSLVNIQAATTTTAPQAMLIFPSPTALPDPAHLSTLNLSFSSVPHLNAPQTPVSAQPSPAPSPTPTPSPSSAPAPAPAPAPSPSPAPPAPSPLAENTDA, encoded by the coding sequence ATGGACGGCAACAACGACCCGGAGACCAGTCAGCAGGAGCAACCGGACAACAAAGAACAGTCTCCGCAGACTGAGGACGCGACTTTCGCACCTGTAGCAGGAAGTCCGGTTCTGAAGCTGGATCCAGTGCTGAATTTGCCGATTCGGCCGATCTTCCCGCCTATTTTGTTGCAAATCTTTCCTAGTATTAGTTCGATCTCTCCTACGGGCGCGATCGTCGGAACCAGCGATCTGACGCTTAATGTGTTTGGCAGTAACTTCGGCACCAACTCCACGGTGCTCTGGAACCAGGTTCCGCTCACTACGACGGTCATCAGCGGGACGCAGCTCTCGGCTGTCATCCCCGCGTCGGACATGGCCGTTGCCATCTCGGCCACTGTAACCGTTTCGGTTGTTGTTACAGCGGGCCAGGCGCCACGCGTCTCCAACGGCGTTTCGTTCAACGTCATTGTGGACATTTCGGCGATCATCAGCCAGTTACAAGCTATCAGCGCGATCCCGGCTGCCCTGCTGACTGAGCTTCAGACCTACGTCACGATTCAACAGGGACAGGTGGACCAGCTTACGGCGCAGGTCAGCACCGACCAGACGACAACCGCTGGATTGAACAGCCAGATTGCTGGTCTACAGACTTCAGTCACGCAGCAGCAGGCGCAGATCGCGACATTGACGGCCCAGGTCAATGCAGCGCAGGCGCAGACGGCATCGCCGCTCGATGTAGCGCAATCCTTCAAGAGTGTGCTCGATACGATTCAACAGAACGCGCAAGCGGCAGGAGGCGTGCAGACGACGGTCTCGAACATGAACATCGCGATCAAATCGCTGGTGAACATCCAGGCTGCGACTACGACCACGGCACCTCAGGCAATGCTGATCTTCCCGAGCCCTACGGCGCTTCCCGACCCCGCTCATCTTTCGACGTTAAACCTGTCGTTCAGCTCGGTACCGCATCTCAACGCTCCGCAAACGCCAGTGTCCGCTCAGCCATCGCCCGCGCCGTCACCGACGCCCACGCCGTCACCATCTTCTGCACCTGCACCTGCACCTGCGCCTGCGCCATCACCATCGCCCGCGCCGCCAGCACCTTCGCCCTTGGCAGAGAACACAGATGCCTAG